The Kribbella sp. HUAS MG21 genome includes the window ACGGCCAAGCAGGTCGCGCTCGGGTTCTCGCTCGTGACGCTGGTGCTGACCGCGATCGTCGCGATCGGCTACCACCGCAACGGCGCCGAGGACTACGCCGAGACGCACACCTGGATCAAGGCCTTCGGCGCGCACTACGCGCTCGGCCTCGACGGCGTCGGCATCGTCCTGGTGGTGCTGACCGCGCTGCTCACGCCGGTCGTGATCATCGCGAGCTGGAACGACGCGCAGCACGGCCGCTGGTCGGAGAAGTCGTTCTTCGCCTGGATTCTCGGCCTCGAGGCGCTGTCGATCGGCGTGTTCGCCGCCACCGACGTGTTCCTGTTCTACGTGCTGTTCGAGGCCACGCTGATCCCGATGTACTTCCTGATCGGCGGCTTCGGCGGTGCGCAGCGTTCGTACGCCGCGGTGAAGTTCCTGCTGTACTCGCTGCTCGGCGGTCTGCTGATGCTGGCGTCGGTCGTCGGCCTGTACGTCGTCTCCGCGAAGGCGGGCGACCCGTCGTACCTGCTGGCCGACATGGTCAAGCTGGACCTGAGCCAGAACACCGAGCGCTGGCTGTTCCTCGGCTTCTTCTTCGCCTTCGCGGTGAAGGCGCCGATGGTGCCGTTCCACACCTGGCTGCCGGACGCGGCCGGTGAGGCGACGCCGGGGACGTCGGTGCTGCTGGTCGGCATCCTGGACAAGATCGGCACCTTCGGGATGATCCGGTTCTGCCTGGGCCTGTTCCCGAACGCGTCCGAGTGGGCCACCCCGGTCGTCCTGGTGCTGGCGCTGATCTCGGTGCTGTACGGCGCCCTGCTGGCGATCGGCCAGACCGACATCAAGCGGCTGATCGCGTACACCTCGATCTCGCACTTCGGCTTCATCGTGATGGGCATCTTCGCGCTGACGTCGCAGGGCCTGACCGGGTCGACGCTGTACATGTTCAACCACGGGCTCTCCACGGCGGCGCTGTTCCTGGTCGCCGGGTACCTGATCTCCCGGCGCGGGTCCGCCCGGATCGCCGACTACGGCGGCGTCGAGAAGGTCGCGCCGGTGCTGGCCGGGACGTTCCTGTTCGCCGGCCTGTCCAGCCTCGCGCTGCCCGGCCTGTCGCCGTTCATCTCCGAGTTCATGGTGCTGGCCGGAACCTTCAGCCGGCACAAGGTGATCGCGGTGGTCGCCGTCCTCGGTATCGTGCTGGCGGCGCTGTACATCCTGCTGATGTACCAGCGCACGATGACCGGCCCGGTCCGTGACGGCGTCGAGAAGCTCAAGGACCTGAACCCGCGGGAGATCCTCGCGATCGCGCCGCTCGTGGTCCTGATCATCGGCCTCGGCATCTTCCCGAAGCCGGTGGTCGACATCATCAAGCCCGCGGTCGACGAGACCATGCAGCGGGTCGGCGTGACCGACAAGGCACCGCAGATCCCCGTGACGGAGGGACAGAAGTGAGCGCGATGTTGCTGCCGCTGGCGGACTTCACGGCGCCGAAGATCGAGTACAACGAGCTGGCTCCGCTGCTCGTCGTGTTCGGCGCGGCGTGCGTCGGGGTCCTGGTCGAGGCGTTCCTGCCGCGGCCGTTGCGGCACCTGGTGCAGCTGTCGATCACGGTGGTCGCCGTGGTCGTCTCCGGTGTGCTGGCCGGCATCCTGATGAACGACAAGAAGGAGCTGCTGGCCGCCCAGGGCGCGATCTCGGTCGACGGCCCGGCGCTGTTCACCTGGGTCATCCTGCTGGCGCTGACGCTGATCAGCGTGCTGCTGTTCGCGGAGCGCTCGATCGACGGCGGGCTGTCCGCGTTCGCCGGCCAGGCGGCCGCCGTACCGGGGTCCGAGGCGGAGCGCGAGGGGACGGCGGCTCGGGTCGAGCACACCGAGATCTTCCCGCTGACGCTGTTCGCGGTCGGCGGCATGATGCTGTTCGCGGCGTCGAACGACCTGCTGATCCTGTTCGTCGCGCTCGAGGTGTTCTCGCTGCCGCTGTACCTGCTCTGTGGGCTGGCGCGGCGCCGCCGGCTGATCTCGCAGGAAGCCGCGATGAAGTACTTCCTGCTCGGGGCGTTCTCCTCGGCGTTCCTGCTGTTCGGCATCGCGCTGCTGTACGGGTACGCCGGCACGATGTCGCTCGGCGGGATCTCGGACGCGCTGGCCTCGCAGACCGGCGGAGACACCATCCTGCTGGCCGGGACCGGTCTGCTGGGTGTCGGCCTGCTGTTCAAGGTCGGCGCCGTACCTTTCCACTCCTGGACGCCGGACGTGTATCAGGGCGCCCCGACCCCGGTCACCGGGTTCATGGCGGCCTGCACGAAGATCGCGGCGTTCGTCGGCCTGATGCGGGTCTTCTACGTCGCGCTCGGCGGCACGCGCTGGGACTGGGCGCCGATGATGTGGATCGTCGCGATCCTCACCATGGTGGTCGGTTCGATCGTCGCGATCACCCAGACCGACGTGAAGCGGATGCTGGCCTACTCGTCGATCGCGCACGCGGGCTTCCTGCTGACCGCGTTCGTCGGCCTCGCGCAGGCCGGGAGCGGTGTCCACAACGGCATCACCTCGACCCAGGCGGTGCTGTTCTACCTGGTGTCGTACGGCTTCCCGACGATCGGCGCGTTCGCGGTCGTGACGCTGGTCCGCGACG containing:
- a CDS encoding NADH-quinone oxidoreductase subunit M, yielding MNIGWLTLLLLLPFVGAIATMLVPKAKALTAKQVALGFSLVTLVLTAIVAIGYHRNGAEDYAETHTWIKAFGAHYALGLDGVGIVLVVLTALLTPVVIIASWNDAQHGRWSEKSFFAWILGLEALSIGVFAATDVFLFYVLFEATLIPMYFLIGGFGGAQRSYAAVKFLLYSLLGGLLMLASVVGLYVVSAKAGDPSYLLADMVKLDLSQNTERWLFLGFFFAFAVKAPMVPFHTWLPDAAGEATPGTSVLLVGILDKIGTFGMIRFCLGLFPNASEWATPVVLVLALISVLYGALLAIGQTDIKRLIAYTSISHFGFIVMGIFALTSQGLTGSTLYMFNHGLSTAALFLVAGYLISRRGSARIADYGGVEKVAPVLAGTFLFAGLSSLALPGLSPFISEFMVLAGTFSRHKVIAVVAVLGIVLAALYILLMYQRTMTGPVRDGVEKLKDLNPREILAIAPLVVLIIGLGIFPKPVVDIIKPAVDETMQRVGVTDKAPQIPVTEGQK
- the nuoN gene encoding NADH-quinone oxidoreductase subunit NuoN yields the protein MLLPLADFTAPKIEYNELAPLLVVFGAACVGVLVEAFLPRPLRHLVQLSITVVAVVVSGVLAGILMNDKKELLAAQGAISVDGPALFTWVILLALTLISVLLFAERSIDGGLSAFAGQAAAVPGSEAEREGTAARVEHTEIFPLTLFAVGGMMLFAASNDLLILFVALEVFSLPLYLLCGLARRRRLISQEAAMKYFLLGAFSSAFLLFGIALLYGYAGTMSLGGISDALASQTGGDTILLAGTGLLGVGLLFKVGAVPFHSWTPDVYQGAPTPVTGFMAACTKIAAFVGLMRVFYVALGGTRWDWAPMMWIVAILTMVVGSIVAITQTDVKRMLAYSSIAHAGFLLTAFVGLAQAGSGVHNGITSTQAVLFYLVSYGFPTIGAFAVVTLVRDAGGEATHLSRWAGLGKKSPLLAGIFAFFLLSFAGIPLTAGFTGKWAVFSAAWTGGAWPLVVVAVLSSLVAAFFYVRVIVLMFFSDLPADAPDVALPGWQTTSAVALGLAATVVLGLVPGPVLELAARAGEFIR